TGTATCCCAAAGTTTCTATCTCCCAATAGCACTTATGTTAACCTTAGTCGTACTGATTACCATAACGAATTATGCTTATTTATTTATCATTGAAAGAAAACAAAAAAGAAAAATAAATCAGTTGTTTGGTCAATATGTCCCAGAAGCATATGTTAAAGAACTAATCGAATCTCCTGATCAATACAGTATGGAAGGACAAGAACGTAACATGACGGTTCTATTTAGTGACATACGTAATTTTACAGGAGTGAGTGAAACGTTAGATGCATCTCATGTGAAGCGGCTATTAAATGCTTTTTTTACGCCAATCACTGAAATCATTTTTAGCTTTAGAGGAACGATTGATAAATATGTAGGTGATATGATTGTCGCGTTTTGGGGGGCTCCTATACATGATGAAGAACATGCATTTCATGCCATAAGTTGCGCGTTAACCATAGCCAAGCGTTTACCAGAAATTAATGTAACAATGCTAGAAAAAGACTTACCGACGGTGAATATCGGTATTGGCTTAGCAACAGGAATGATGAATGTCGGTGACATGGGTTCAGAGTTTCGCCGTGCTTATACAGTCATTGGAGATACAGTGAATCTTGCTTCTCGATTACAAGATTTAACGAAATTTTATCAGGTGACTATTCTAGTGAGTGATGGAACACGTACGGGACAAAATCAATTTGTCTGGAGAATCATCGATAAAATTACAGTTAAGGGAAGAAAAAGTGGGTTGGTTATCTACCAACCTCTGGGCAGGGTGAATGAAGTTTCTGAGGAAGTTTTAACGGAGCTCAAAGAGTACCATCAAGCTTTGGGTGAGTATTCCGCACAGAACTGGACTTCTGCAGAAAAAAAATTTGCCTTGCTAAAAACCAAATTTCCCGATGTTTATTTATATCAGATGTATCATGAACGCAGTAAAGCGTTCATGAAAACTCCGCCTCCTGATAACTGGGATGGGGTTTATACGCACCTGCATAAATAATTTTTCATTATCTTATGACAAGATTAATGAATAAGGATAGGCTTATGCTCAGTACCCATAACTATTTTTAATGGAAAAATTGTACAGGAATCTATATGAAAAAAATAATAATTACAGGGTTATTCATGTTAGCCAGTCAAGTATTTGCTCAATCTGCTGCTACTGTTTTGTTCACCCAGAAAAAAGTGATCGCCAATCATAATGGTGTTGAGCGTGTGCTGTCTCGTGGCTCGGCTTTGGATCCTGGTGATGAAGTGATTACAGGTGATGGTGCGGCCGCGAGCCTCCAATATACAAATGGCGCATTAGTTAACATCGGCAACAATTCAAATTATAAAATTCTGGCGTATTCGCCCAAGGAGTCAGTGCAAATTAAGGCGGAATTGAGTAAGGGTAAGGCAGAAATAAAAACTCCGGAAAAAATTAAGGAGTCACTTAAAACGCCAATTTTATCACTTGCAATACTTGGAACCGATGTGCGTATCTACGTCCCTTCGCACAGCATGACCTATATCGAGGTGATTGAAGGACTTGTTTTGGCCAGAAATGAATACCTTCGACCAGGAGCAAGTGTTCGTGTTACTGCAGATAAGATTGTTAATGCTCCTTTCCCTAAAGAGGGGGAAGTCACAACGACCGCGGATGTGGTATCAGTCACCACTGGGGCCGGGAAGACAGTCACTAATGATGCTGGGAGTGGTGTTGATAGTGTATCCTATCTTTCTACAGCGCAAGTAACCGCGACGTCAACTTCTACGGCAACACAAGCTGCGCAAGCTGCTGCAATAGCAGATATTTCCATAATTTGCCTGACTCCGGGATCTCTCGGGTGAAGCCTGATTGGTTGCAAACGGAGGTGTGATTTAAAGTCTCATCCCGGTTGCACGGTTGGGCCTTGGCCCGACCATTCTTTGATGGGTTACTCTCGAGCAAAATGCTGTTGGGCGAAGGCCCAACCTAGGTCTTCTTATTGGAGATGAACGCTTGTAGCACATGCCTTTTGATGCCACTCTGCGCACTCCGGCCAGTGTATCACGTCTTCTCCTGATTCTGCGGACAACTCCGGGAACAGATGGAGACGATTATTCGCGAAAGCCTACCCCTTTTTTTAATAAAATCATGTTGAGGAGCGTGAGTAATGCCAACATAAGGACAATAATTGCCATGGCTAAAGATGTATTGACTTCACTTTGACCAATCATCGCATTTCTAAGCGCATTGACCATATAGAGAATAGGATTAAGCCAAGAAATTTTTTGCCAGAATTCAGGAAGCATGTTGATACTGTAAAATACTCCGCCTAAATAGGTGAGGGGGGTGAGCACAAAGGTTGGAATAATCATAATATCATCAAAGTTTCGGGCCACCATGGCATTGGTAAAACCTGCCAGAGAAAATACGGCAGATACCAGCAATACAACCAGCAGCGTCATCGGCAAATGGCCTAGCTCAATAGTTAAGAAAAGACTCGCAATAATATAGACCAATGCAGCAACGATTAATCCTCTAAATACTCCTCCCAAAACATATCCAAGCAGCAGGAGACTGTTATGCATTGGACTTACGAGCATTTCATCAATACTTTTTTGAAAGCGGACGCTATAAAGTGAGGAGGATACATTTCCATAGGAATTGACAATGACTGACATCATAATCAATCCAGGAGCAATGAACATTGGATAACTGACCCCTTGAATCGAGCCGATACGAGGACCAATTAAACTACCAAAGATGAGAAAATAAAGTGTCGTCGTAATCACTGGCGGTAAAAAAACTTGAGTTGAAATGCGAAACATACGAACTAATTCGCGTCTAACCAAAGTATATAATGCGATAATTTGTTTTTTAATGGCCATTTTTTATCAGATCCAAAAAGAGTTCTTCTAAGCGATTCGTTTTATTACGCATACTATGAATTTTTATGCCGTTTTGTGTGAACAGGGCGAATGCATCATTTAAATTCAAATGGTTATCGACTCGGAGTTCTATTGTAGTGCTATCGATCAAAGTCGGTTTAAAGGGATGTAAATCGGGTAAAAGATCGATACGGTTTTCTGTGTTGAAAATAAACGTTTGATGGCGTAGGGTTTGTAACAACGCCTTCATCG
This sequence is a window from Legionella cherrii. Protein-coding genes within it:
- a CDS encoding FecR family protein; protein product: MKKIIITGLFMLASQVFAQSAATVLFTQKKVIANHNGVERVLSRGSALDPGDEVITGDGAAASLQYTNGALVNIGNNSNYKILAYSPKESVQIKAELSKGKAEIKTPEKIKESLKTPILSLAILGTDVRIYVPSHSMTYIEVIEGLVLARNEYLRPGASVRVTADKIVNAPFPKEGEVTTTADVVSVTTGAGKTVTNDAGSGVDSVSYLSTAQVTATSTSTATQAAQAAAIADISIICLTPGSLG
- a CDS encoding ABC transporter permease; protein product: MAIKKQIIALYTLVRRELVRMFRISTQVFLPPVITTTLYFLIFGSLIGPRIGSIQGVSYPMFIAPGLIMMSVIVNSYGNVSSSLYSVRFQKSIDEMLVSPMHNSLLLLGYVLGGVFRGLIVAALVYIIASLFLTIELGHLPMTLLVVLLVSAVFSLAGFTNAMVARNFDDIMIIPTFVLTPLTYLGGVFYSINMLPEFWQKISWLNPILYMVNALRNAMIGQSEVNTSLAMAIIVLMLALLTLLNMILLKKGVGFRE